Proteins encoded in a region of the Neodiprion lecontei isolate iyNeoLeco1 chromosome 5, iyNeoLeco1.1, whole genome shotgun sequence genome:
- the LOC107219178 gene encoding WD repeat domain phosphoinositide-interacting protein 2 isoform X1 yields the protein MQNLARNVDVLTQGFKYGISGLMNLASQTSDPQSGVFFVNFNQDCTSLAVGTKSGHKIFSLNSVDHLEKIYENDSEDICIVERLFSSSLVAVVSLSSPRKLKVCHFRKGTEICNYSYSNTILAVKLNRARLVVCLEESLYIHNIRDMKVLHTIRDTPPNLAGLCTLSINSDSCYLAYPGSNTIGEVQIFDAINLQAKTMIPAHDSPLAALAFNPSGNKVATASEKGTVIRVFHVHDGAKLFEFRRGVKRCVSISSLAFSMDSLFLCCSSNTETVHVFKLEEPKEAPASEEVQSWMGFFTKAVSASANYLPSQVTDVFNQGRAFASVHLPFQGLRNVCAITTIQKVLRLLVASADGYLYVYNLDMVEGGDCTLLKQHRLDGKPDEIDGPTVSTTASATVETPAAAQTVQNTGCINSYAGALRGRSPDAMSGTDSEKFHEMVAATESPPKGGFRLDDDTEFPPVTQRTD from the exons ATGCAAAATCTAGCGCGCAACGTTGATGTGTTGACACAGGGATTTAAATACGGAATATCTGGACTCATGAACCTTGCAAGTCAAACCTCGGATCCTCAGAGTGGTGTTTTCtttgttaatttcaatcaaGATTGCAC aTCCCTCGCAGTTGGCACGAAGTCTGGCCACAAAATCTTCTCACTCAACTCTGTTGATCAcctggaaaaaatttatgaaaatg ATTCTGAAGACATATGCATTGTCGAGCGGCTGTTCAGCAGCAGTCTTGTGGCAGTGGTCAGCCTCTCCTCCCCCCGTAAGCTGAAAGTATGCCATTTTCGTAAAGGGACTGAAATCTGCAACTACAGTTATTCCAATACCATTTTGGCTGTGAAATTGAATAGAGCG AGACTGGTGGTATGTCTCGAGGAATCACTCTACATTCACAATATCAGGGATATGAAGGTGCTTCATACAATCCGTGACACACCTCCGAATCTCGCGGGACTCTGTACGCTCTCCATAAACAGCGACAGTTGTTACCTCGCCTATCCTGGCTCAAACACAATAGGAGAAGTACAGATATTCGATGCCATCAACCTT CAAGCCAAGACGATGATACCAGCACATGACAGCCCTTTGGCAGCTCTTGCCTTTAATCCATCAGGAAATAAAGTAGCGACGGCTTCAGAAAAAGGAACTGTTATCAGAGTTTTCCAT GTACACGATGGTGCtaaattattcgaatttcgacGAGGTGTTAAGAGATGCGTATCTATCAGCAGCCTTGCATTTAGTATGGACTCTCTGTTTCTTTGCTGTTCGAGTAACACTGAAACTGTGCACGTTTTCAAACTGGAAGAACCAAAAGAAGC ACCAGCTTCAGAGGAAGTTCAAAGTTGGATGGGCTTTTTTACAAAAGCAGTATCGGCATCAGCGAATTATTTGCCATCTCAGGTAACTGATGTTTTCAATCAGGGACGTGCTTTTGCCAGCGTACATCTACCTTTCCAGGGACTGAGAAATGTTTGTGCCATCACTAC GATACAGAAAGTGTTGAGGCTATTAGTGGCCAGTGCAGATGGATATCTCTACGTTTATAATCTTGATATGGTAGAAGGGGGAGATTGCACTCTACTGAAACAGCACAG GCTGGACGGCAAGCCGGATGAAATAGATGGTCCAACCGTATCTACAACAGCATCTGCAACTGTAGAAACACCTGCGGCAGCTCAAACAGTACAAAACACAG GCTGCATAAATAGCTACGCGGGTGCATTGCGCGGCCGCTCGCCAGACGCCATGTCAGGTACTG ACTCAGAAAAGTTTCACGAGATGGTAGCTGCTACGGAAAGTCCACCCAAGGGCGGTTTTCGTTTGGATGACGACACCGAGTTTCCACCGGTCACACAAAGGACTGATTGA
- the LOC107219178 gene encoding WD repeat domain phosphoinositide-interacting protein 2 isoform X3, giving the protein MQNLARNVDVLTQGFKYGISGLMNLASQTSDPQSGVFFVNFNQDCTSLAVGTKSGHKIFSLNSVDHLEKIYENDSEDICIVERLFSSSLVAVVSLSSPRKLKVCHFRKGTEICNYSYSNTILAVKLNRARLVVCLEESLYIHNIRDMKVLHTIRDTPPNLAGLCTLSINSDSCYLAYPGSNTIGEVQIFDAINLQAKTMIPAHDSPLAALAFNPSGNKVATASEKGTVIRVFHVHDGAKLFEFRRGVKRCVSISSLAFSMDSLFLCCSSNTETVHVFKLEEPKEAPASEEVQSWMGFFTKAVSASANYLPSQVTDVFNQGRAFASVHLPFQGLRNVCAITTIQKVLRLLVASADGYLYVYNLDMVEGGDCTLLKQHRLDGKPDEIDGPTVSTTASATVETPAAAQTVQNTDSEKFHEMVAATESPPKGGFRLDDDTEFPPVTQRTD; this is encoded by the exons ATGCAAAATCTAGCGCGCAACGTTGATGTGTTGACACAGGGATTTAAATACGGAATATCTGGACTCATGAACCTTGCAAGTCAAACCTCGGATCCTCAGAGTGGTGTTTTCtttgttaatttcaatcaaGATTGCAC aTCCCTCGCAGTTGGCACGAAGTCTGGCCACAAAATCTTCTCACTCAACTCTGTTGATCAcctggaaaaaatttatgaaaatg ATTCTGAAGACATATGCATTGTCGAGCGGCTGTTCAGCAGCAGTCTTGTGGCAGTGGTCAGCCTCTCCTCCCCCCGTAAGCTGAAAGTATGCCATTTTCGTAAAGGGACTGAAATCTGCAACTACAGTTATTCCAATACCATTTTGGCTGTGAAATTGAATAGAGCG AGACTGGTGGTATGTCTCGAGGAATCACTCTACATTCACAATATCAGGGATATGAAGGTGCTTCATACAATCCGTGACACACCTCCGAATCTCGCGGGACTCTGTACGCTCTCCATAAACAGCGACAGTTGTTACCTCGCCTATCCTGGCTCAAACACAATAGGAGAAGTACAGATATTCGATGCCATCAACCTT CAAGCCAAGACGATGATACCAGCACATGACAGCCCTTTGGCAGCTCTTGCCTTTAATCCATCAGGAAATAAAGTAGCGACGGCTTCAGAAAAAGGAACTGTTATCAGAGTTTTCCAT GTACACGATGGTGCtaaattattcgaatttcgacGAGGTGTTAAGAGATGCGTATCTATCAGCAGCCTTGCATTTAGTATGGACTCTCTGTTTCTTTGCTGTTCGAGTAACACTGAAACTGTGCACGTTTTCAAACTGGAAGAACCAAAAGAAGC ACCAGCTTCAGAGGAAGTTCAAAGTTGGATGGGCTTTTTTACAAAAGCAGTATCGGCATCAGCGAATTATTTGCCATCTCAGGTAACTGATGTTTTCAATCAGGGACGTGCTTTTGCCAGCGTACATCTACCTTTCCAGGGACTGAGAAATGTTTGTGCCATCACTAC GATACAGAAAGTGTTGAGGCTATTAGTGGCCAGTGCAGATGGATATCTCTACGTTTATAATCTTGATATGGTAGAAGGGGGAGATTGCACTCTACTGAAACAGCACAG GCTGGACGGCAAGCCGGATGAAATAGATGGTCCAACCGTATCTACAACAGCATCTGCAACTGTAGAAACACCTGCGGCAGCTCAAACAGTACAAAACACAG ACTCAGAAAAGTTTCACGAGATGGTAGCTGCTACGGAAAGTCCACCCAAGGGCGGTTTTCGTTTGGATGACGACACCGAGTTTCCACCGGTCACACAAAGGACTGATTGA
- the LOC107219178 gene encoding WD repeat domain phosphoinositide-interacting protein 2 isoform X4 — MQNLARNVDVLTQGFKYGISGLMNLASQTSDPQSGVFFVNFNQDCTSLAVGTKSGHKIFSLNSVDHLEKIYENDSEDICIVERLFSSSLVAVVSLSSPRKLKVCHFRKGTEICNYSYSNTILAVKLNRARLVVCLEESLYIHNIRDMKVLHTIRDTPPNLAGLCTLSINSDSCYLAYPGSNTIGEVQIFDAINLQAKTMIPAHDSPLAALAFNPSGNKVATASEKGTVIRVFHVHDGAKLFEFRRGVKRCVSISSLAFSMDSLFLCCSSNTETVHVFKLEEPKEAPASEEVQSWMGFFTKAVSASANYLPSQVTDVFNQGRAFASVHLPFQGLRNVCAITTIQKVLRLLVASADGYLYVYNLDMVEGGDCTLLKQHRLDGKPDEIDGPTVSTTASATVETPAAAQTVQNTDTIQLQHILLC; from the exons ATGCAAAATCTAGCGCGCAACGTTGATGTGTTGACACAGGGATTTAAATACGGAATATCTGGACTCATGAACCTTGCAAGTCAAACCTCGGATCCTCAGAGTGGTGTTTTCtttgttaatttcaatcaaGATTGCAC aTCCCTCGCAGTTGGCACGAAGTCTGGCCACAAAATCTTCTCACTCAACTCTGTTGATCAcctggaaaaaatttatgaaaatg ATTCTGAAGACATATGCATTGTCGAGCGGCTGTTCAGCAGCAGTCTTGTGGCAGTGGTCAGCCTCTCCTCCCCCCGTAAGCTGAAAGTATGCCATTTTCGTAAAGGGACTGAAATCTGCAACTACAGTTATTCCAATACCATTTTGGCTGTGAAATTGAATAGAGCG AGACTGGTGGTATGTCTCGAGGAATCACTCTACATTCACAATATCAGGGATATGAAGGTGCTTCATACAATCCGTGACACACCTCCGAATCTCGCGGGACTCTGTACGCTCTCCATAAACAGCGACAGTTGTTACCTCGCCTATCCTGGCTCAAACACAATAGGAGAAGTACAGATATTCGATGCCATCAACCTT CAAGCCAAGACGATGATACCAGCACATGACAGCCCTTTGGCAGCTCTTGCCTTTAATCCATCAGGAAATAAAGTAGCGACGGCTTCAGAAAAAGGAACTGTTATCAGAGTTTTCCAT GTACACGATGGTGCtaaattattcgaatttcgacGAGGTGTTAAGAGATGCGTATCTATCAGCAGCCTTGCATTTAGTATGGACTCTCTGTTTCTTTGCTGTTCGAGTAACACTGAAACTGTGCACGTTTTCAAACTGGAAGAACCAAAAGAAGC ACCAGCTTCAGAGGAAGTTCAAAGTTGGATGGGCTTTTTTACAAAAGCAGTATCGGCATCAGCGAATTATTTGCCATCTCAGGTAACTGATGTTTTCAATCAGGGACGTGCTTTTGCCAGCGTACATCTACCTTTCCAGGGACTGAGAAATGTTTGTGCCATCACTAC GATACAGAAAGTGTTGAGGCTATTAGTGGCCAGTGCAGATGGATATCTCTACGTTTATAATCTTGATATGGTAGAAGGGGGAGATTGCACTCTACTGAAACAGCACAG GCTGGACGGCAAGCCGGATGAAATAGATGGTCCAACCGTATCTACAACAGCATCTGCAACTGTAGAAACACCTGCGGCAGCTCAAACAGTACAAAACACAG ATACGATACAATTGCAGCACATCCTACTTTGTTGA
- the LOC107219180 gene encoding monocyte to macrophage differentiation factor: MNLNMDGFRLHHLVSGPIANLLQSKWIKEVKWMNPRATTNEAYQPTSVEHIANVVTHGMWVIPSLLAGVMLVQRSSTQMQLISALVYGTALLLVFTISTFFHSVHYCNHNRQLKDALHRCDRAMIYVFIAATYFPWLTVKDFPDDGLLIAMRYLVWIMAMLGILYQQVFHERFKMLETIFYLIMGIGPSIAIINITEISGIKELKVGGLIYVAGVVFFKSDGRIPCAHAIWHLFVATAAAFHYYAILNYLYPSPENLNLNVSTDSPHSGVLESHLEL; this comes from the exons ATGAATCTCAACATGGATGGATTTCGTCTTCACCATCTGGTCTCTGGCCCTATAGCCAATCTATTGCAGTCAAAATGGATTAAAGA AGTCAAATGGATGAATCCAAGAGCGACGACCAACGAGGCGTATCAACCAACCTCGGTTGAACACATAGCAAATGTCGTTACTCATGGGATGTGGGTAATACCTTCGCTTTTGGCTGGAGTAATGCTTGTCCAACGCTCCTCGACGCAAATGCAACTCATCTCTGCTCTGGTATACGGAACTGCGCTTCTTCTCGTCTTCACAATCTCTACGTTTTTTCATAGCGTACATTACTGCAATCATAACAG GCAACTTAAGGATGCGCTCCATCGATGCGATCGCGCAATGATATACGTCTTCATAGCGGCAACCTATTTCCCTTGGTTAACGGTTAAAGATTTTCCAGATGACGGATTATTGATAGCGATGCGTTATCTTGTTTGGATTATGGCGATGCTCGGTATTCTTTACCAACAAGTCTTTCACGAGCGTTTCAAAATGCTCGAGACCATCTTTTATCTAATCATGGGCATCGGACCCAGCATTGCGATCATCAATATT ACAGAAATCAGCGGTATAAAAGAGCTCAAAGTTGGCGGACTGATTTACGTAGCAGGCGTTGTATTCTTCAAATCGGACGGACGTATACCATGTGCGCACGCTATATGGCATCTGTTCGTGGCTACGGCGGCAGCGTTCCACTACTACGCAATACTGAATTACCTTTATCCCAGTCCAGAGAACTTGAATCTCAATGTATCAACGGATTCACCTCATTCTGGTGTTTTGGAATCTCACTTGGAGCTttaa
- the LOC107219178 gene encoding WD repeat domain phosphoinositide-interacting protein 2 isoform X2, with translation MQNLARNVDVLTQGFKYGISGLMNLASQTSDPQSGVFFVNFNQDCTSLAVGTKSGHKIFSLNSVDHLEKIYENDSEDICIVERLFSSSLVAVVSLSSPRKLKVCHFRKGTEICNYSYSNTILAVKLNRARLVVCLEESLYIHNIRDMKVLHTIRDTPPNLAGLCTLSINSDSCYLAYPGSNTIGEVQIFDAINLQAKTMIPAHDSPLAALAFNPSGNKVATASEKGTVIRVFHVHDGAKLFEFRRGVKRCVSISSLAFSMDSLFLCCSSNTETVHVFKLEEPKEAPASEEVQSWMGFFTKAVSASANYLPSQVTDVFNQGRAFASVHLPFQGLRNVCAITTIQKVLRLLVASADGYLYVYNLDMVEGGDCTLLKQHRLDGKPDEIDGPTVSTTASATVETPAAAQTVQNTGCINSYAGALRGRSPDAMSDSEKFHEMVAATESPPKGGFRLDDDTEFPPVTQRTD, from the exons ATGCAAAATCTAGCGCGCAACGTTGATGTGTTGACACAGGGATTTAAATACGGAATATCTGGACTCATGAACCTTGCAAGTCAAACCTCGGATCCTCAGAGTGGTGTTTTCtttgttaatttcaatcaaGATTGCAC aTCCCTCGCAGTTGGCACGAAGTCTGGCCACAAAATCTTCTCACTCAACTCTGTTGATCAcctggaaaaaatttatgaaaatg ATTCTGAAGACATATGCATTGTCGAGCGGCTGTTCAGCAGCAGTCTTGTGGCAGTGGTCAGCCTCTCCTCCCCCCGTAAGCTGAAAGTATGCCATTTTCGTAAAGGGACTGAAATCTGCAACTACAGTTATTCCAATACCATTTTGGCTGTGAAATTGAATAGAGCG AGACTGGTGGTATGTCTCGAGGAATCACTCTACATTCACAATATCAGGGATATGAAGGTGCTTCATACAATCCGTGACACACCTCCGAATCTCGCGGGACTCTGTACGCTCTCCATAAACAGCGACAGTTGTTACCTCGCCTATCCTGGCTCAAACACAATAGGAGAAGTACAGATATTCGATGCCATCAACCTT CAAGCCAAGACGATGATACCAGCACATGACAGCCCTTTGGCAGCTCTTGCCTTTAATCCATCAGGAAATAAAGTAGCGACGGCTTCAGAAAAAGGAACTGTTATCAGAGTTTTCCAT GTACACGATGGTGCtaaattattcgaatttcgacGAGGTGTTAAGAGATGCGTATCTATCAGCAGCCTTGCATTTAGTATGGACTCTCTGTTTCTTTGCTGTTCGAGTAACACTGAAACTGTGCACGTTTTCAAACTGGAAGAACCAAAAGAAGC ACCAGCTTCAGAGGAAGTTCAAAGTTGGATGGGCTTTTTTACAAAAGCAGTATCGGCATCAGCGAATTATTTGCCATCTCAGGTAACTGATGTTTTCAATCAGGGACGTGCTTTTGCCAGCGTACATCTACCTTTCCAGGGACTGAGAAATGTTTGTGCCATCACTAC GATACAGAAAGTGTTGAGGCTATTAGTGGCCAGTGCAGATGGATATCTCTACGTTTATAATCTTGATATGGTAGAAGGGGGAGATTGCACTCTACTGAAACAGCACAG GCTGGACGGCAAGCCGGATGAAATAGATGGTCCAACCGTATCTACAACAGCATCTGCAACTGTAGAAACACCTGCGGCAGCTCAAACAGTACAAAACACAG GCTGCATAAATAGCTACGCGGGTGCATTGCGCGGCCGCTCGCCAGACGCCATGTCAG ACTCAGAAAAGTTTCACGAGATGGTAGCTGCTACGGAAAGTCCACCCAAGGGCGGTTTTCGTTTGGATGACGACACCGAGTTTCCACCGGTCACACAAAGGACTGATTGA